In Cyprinus carpio isolate SPL01 chromosome A5, ASM1834038v1, whole genome shotgun sequence, the sequence TCAGTCttcagttaaattttattttaattcagaattaattttaattgaattaattttaattcagaatttaaaaaaaacttgtcacaaaaatctcaaaagaatgtgagttttgctattttcaatttattttgtttaatttttaaaaaaaacgtaGCAGAAATGGCCATCACATCATTAACCCATGCATTTACATTCCTGTTCCATACCACAGCACACCAAAATATGGCAAGGAACTAGATTAAATGTTATTCTAGCCTGGGCAGTTTCCAGGACtagtggagagagagaaagagagagagcagtcCATCTGGTATTATGGTTTGCCACATGGTGCCAGGCTAAAGAGCCCGTTTAGATGCCCACAGAGCAGCTACAAGAGTGTGAAGTAGCCATGTTGGCACAGAacagattaacacacacacacacatacaaacacatttaaagatCACAGTTAACAGTTAAACCTGTTGATGATGCTGTGAGTTTGTGCCAGGATATCAGCATGCACTctgcacgcacacaaacacacattatttctCATTAACTGTTATGTTGGTACCTCCCTAAATGTGATGCCAGAGTGACGTCAAATCAGTATGTCAGCACATTAATGGCAGTAAAggcatttaggtttttttttttttttcctatccattactaaattaaaatggaaagttTAATATAGTATATTGGAGGCAATGCACGCATTTTAGCTGTAAACATcgatgtaatatataaaaaatgagttctcacacagctctgggtGAAGGACAATGTCATGGACCAGGGGTTCTAGGAGGGCCGCAGATATAAGTTCCAACACTACTCCAACATACAAACcatgtatttttcaaaaaagCCTGAAGGGCGTGATTAGCTGGATCAGTTGTGTGTTtcattagggttggagctaaactctgcagggctgtgccCCTTCAGGAAtcgagtttgacacccctgtcaTGGACTGTCTGGCACAACCTTTCGCCGCGACATTGGCCGCTGTTCCGGAAGCTCCCAGTAGAGGGCGCGAGCATGATATCAGCGTTTGTTCAGCGCCTCGGTGTTTTTTCACAGTATGACCAGCAGGTGGCATATTATTCATTAACAATTAACAGTTTCActagaaatattataaataaattatagaaacaTTACCACAAAcgtctaatgaaaaaaaaagatgcacataTCTGAATTAttgcaacatatatatatagaaccgAGGACATAAGCTAATAAAGTTTCAATTTCATTTCAAACACTTCTTTAGAAAAGTGAAAGTATCAGTCAGCAGCAGGACTGAAGGAGATAGACATTTGATTGGCTGTTTAGGAGGAAGTGGTAACATTTATAAAGGTCTTTACAAAGTAACATACACATGACAGCGTGACTTTGGTTCCTCTTCTTCAAAAGTACCTTGTGCTATTATTGTTGATGGATGAGTAAAGAGAAAAAAGATTAGGAGAAATCTTTATTTAGATATGTTTGAGGGTTTCTGAGTTGTTTGCAATTGGTTTGTCAGCACAATTTGTCATTCTATGAGGTTTAGAAAGGATGAATTTAGATAATTGTTAATTAAACTCTGTCAACAAAATCTGTAGCATAATGTGGCATTATTTGTGGCAGAATTGTccctcatttcattttttaaacacttgcGTGAATTCTTCAGTAAAAACTAATTATTTGATCTGTAACATtgctaaaattataatttttgaggTGTGGCAGTTTTTATAGGTGGCTGTATGAATTTGTAGTTATACTAACATAATTCCTGTGGTTtaccgttgttgttttttttttaagcaaggattcaaaaaagtgacagtaggctaaagacatttaaaatgttacaaaatatttctatttaaaataaattctgttcttttgagctttcctttcatcaaagaaccctgaaaaatcCACAAAAAGCATCACAACGGTTTTCAGAATTGATCAtaaatatttgtgaccctggactgcaaaaccagtcataagggtcaatataagctttccattgatgtatggtttgttgggatcagacaatatttatctttatatatatattagatatatatatcattttatattgtctttataatttattataaaatggaaaacagttatttgaaactgtaattatatttaacaatattacagttttattttatgtttgatcacataaatgcagccttcatggtgagcataagagactaaattaaaaacaagaaaaatcttattgaccTTACTGATGGACGTGTTAATTTACATAGACAACACCAGTAAGTTATcacatgtataaaataataataaaggtgaCATGTCTCATGCtaacacatatatttattttaatcatatggCTATACTTTGAAACATTGTGTATGTTAATGTTCATTGCCTTGCCTTTTGTACTTTTTGGAATTatttactgaaattaatttttttgctttaaaagtgtttttttttttcaacatgccacaaatgcaatcagtattgcatacaaaaaattctaaaaaacacagataactttaaatatttgtgtattgGTCAAAAGACTCCTGTCtcctgcccaaaaaaaaaaaggttatgagGGCAGGAGCTGTGTGTGTTGATGAGGTTGGTTACTCAGCTTCTGAGATACGCAGCACAGGTGAGCTGAAATGGGAGGTTGCTGGAGCTGAACAAGTGCTTAAATATTGCACAACGTTTTTGGATGAAGAATCCAGCTCTTCTACATGACTGAGTGTCTGTTCTTTGGCTACAGTCAGGATGGTGGGCACCAGTGCCGGCATAACGTCAGTGCCCAGCAATGATGATCCGTAGCATGCCATGTTTTGCATGTGCTGACAAAACACCTCCAGCATTTGGACTTCCAGATAGCCGTTCAACATGGAGTTAGTGAGCCTTTTCTCCCAGCCAAGCCCCTGAACGCTCTCCATGACAAGATACTCCTCATCCTGCTGGGTCGCAGCCTCTGCCTGTTGACCTGGTTCCAGAGAGGGTTCCAGAGAGCTCAGGTCCTGAGATTGCAGCAGTGGCCCGTCATCCAGTGGGTTGAGCAGGTCTGGGTTATGAGGACTGCAGTGCTCAAGCCGATCACCTGCAAGCCGGAGGTCCGGATAGTTCTTGCAGAAGCTGGGACAGCACCAGGAGCAATACAGATTCATGCCCAAGTGATCCTCCCCGCTACAGCTGAGAATGGGCATAGCATTGCTGGGTGCAGAAGCTCGGCACTGTCCTGGCTTTTCCAGGCCTTCAGGCATGCCAACTGACAGGGAGAGAAAATGTGTCAGGCACCACTATAACCAGCCTCATCTTAACAAAATAGCCACAAAACAGTGAGGAAACTTGAGGGAAAGCTCAGAGTCCAAAGCAAAGTCCCACTTTGCAGCTCACTTAATTCACTGAATGACTGTTTCAGTGTCTCCATACAAATGCCAATTTTGAGCAGTTCACACTCacctaaatgatttttatttaatttggattTCTGATGCAGTGAGCTTGAagcattttgcattgtcatagcTGTAAGCTGAATTGGAC encodes:
- the si:dkey-237j10.2 gene encoding TLR adapter interacting with SLC15A4 on the lysosome; translation: MLGEAFLHVLNCTEDTTDHDGHVRTHLPTPTVRPDPCTTNATARSPLTPRTVRVGMPEGLEKPGQCRASAPSNAMPILSCSGEDHLGMNLYCSWCCPSFCKNYPDLRLAGDRLEHCSPHNPDLLNPLDDGPLLQSQDLSSLEPSLEPGQQAEAATQQDEEYLVMESVQGLGWEKRLTNSMLNGYLEVQMLEVFCQHMQNMACYGSSLLGTDVMPALVPTILTVAKEQTLSHVEELDSSSKNVVQYLSTCSAPATSHFSSPVLRISEAE